Genomic segment of Yoonia sp. R2331:
TTCCCAAGTTAGTTTACTGCAGAAAGCCCTGCTCGGTTGCGGCCGTGGTGTATGCCGCTTCCACATCCGCCAGCGCCTGCTCGGCAGATTCGTTGCCCTGCAGATAGTCAGCCAGGTTGTCACCCAGTGCGGTGTGCAGCAGACCCATAAACGGCAACATCGGATAGGGGTTGGCACCTGCGGCCACAGTGGCCAGCACGCCTTCGTTGACCGGCTGCGCCTCGAACCCGTCCATCAGCCAGACCGCCTGTGACATGGTTTCGTCGTTCAGCAGCGCGGGCGAGGTTGCGTGTGCCAGCGCCTGAAACGTTGCGGCAGCTTCTGCGTCGCTGATGTTCTTGGCAACGGTCCAGCCATCCCACCACAGCGTTGAAGCGGCGACGCCGCTGTCACCCACGGTCAACGGGCCACCGGCGACAGTATTGGAATAGACTTCCATGGCAGAGCCTTCGTCGTCCATCAGAACGCCCGTTCGGCTGCCCCACATGTTCATGAGTGCCACGTTGCCAGCTTCCCATTCTGCAGATGTCGCGTTGCTGTCATGGGTCAGGAAGTCGGGGTTCATGTACTCGGTCAGCGCCTTCATCGTCTCAAGCGCCAAGATACCCTGTGCGTTGTTGATGCTGACGTTGGCGGTGCCGGGCTCAAAGAACGCGCCGCCTGCGCCCAGATACATGTTCACGAATTCCTCGGCCAAGTTCCAGCCCGCGGCATAAGCACCACCCACCGGGTTTTCCATGATGCCTTCGGCGCGGATCTTCTCGGCTGCGGCGAGAACCTCTTCGTAAGAGGTCGGCACATCCATGCCAATCTGCTCAAGCACGTCGCGGCGGTACACAAGGTGCTGTGCGTTCGCCATAAAGGCCACAGCCATCACTTGACCATCAATGGTGATCAGCTGGCGCGCGGGAATGTCCTGACCATATTCAGCCACCAGATCATCCAGCGGGCGGATCACGTCTTCGTTGATCAGCGCCACGATGGACGAGTTGGCGATAATGGCAGAGGTGTATTCCGCCGGATTGCCTTGCATACCGGCCAGATTGATCTTCTGGTGGTCGGCGGTCAGGTTGGCTTCAGCCTCGATGCCATTGGCACAGGCCAGTGCGGCGGCAGCCACGGACTGGATCGCAGGGAATTCGTTCCCGACGATGTTGATCCTGCCTTCGCTGACGTCACATCCGTGACCTGCGGCAAGGGCCGATGTGCCGCCCAACACGGCCATTGCCGTGCCCATCAGGGCTGTTTTCATCATATTCATGTTCATCACTCCCGGTTTTCTCTTGTCCCGCTTTGCGCGGATTGTGCAGCGCGGCATCTGCTGCCGCTGGCGTGCGCATGGCGGGCGCACGAATCGCTCGACCACTTGCATACGCTTGCAAGTAAACCGCCACAGACCTGCGCCGCGCAAGAAGAATTCGCGCCGGGGCGGAAATATTTTGTCATATTACTTTAGGGCTTGATCGGTTTTGCGACTCGGTCCACAGTTTGCAAACGTATGCAAATCTGGGGGCGATCATGGCGCAAATTGAGCTGCGCAATGTCACAAAGCGCTGGGGGTCATTTATTGGCGTCCATGATTTCAACCTGACCATCGCGGATCAAGAATTTCTTGTTCTGCTGGGGCCGTCGGGCTGTGGCAAGACAACGACGATGCGGATGATTGCGGGGCTGGAAGATGCCAGCGGCGGCGACATTCTGGTCGATGGCAAGCGGATCAACGATCTGGACCCGAAAGACCGGGACGTGGCGATGGTGTTCCAAAGCTACGCACTTTACCCCAACATGAACGTCTACGAAAACATCCGCTTTCCACTGAAGGTGCGCAAGGTGGGGGGCGATCATGATACGTTGGTCAAACGTGCCTCTGCGATGGTGGAGCTCGACGAATTTCTGCACCGAAAACCG
This window contains:
- a CDS encoding ABC transporter substrate-binding protein, producing the protein MNMMKTALMGTAMAVLGGTSALAAGHGCDVSEGRINIVGNEFPAIQSVAAAALACANGIEAEANLTADHQKINLAGMQGNPAEYTSAIIANSSIVALINEDVIRPLDDLVAEYGQDIPARQLITIDGQVMAVAFMANAQHLVYRRDVLEQIGMDVPTSYEEVLAAAEKIRAEGIMENPVGGAYAAGWNLAEEFVNMYLGAGGAFFEPGTANVSINNAQGILALETMKALTEYMNPDFLTHDSNATSAEWEAGNVALMNMWGSRTGVLMDDEGSAMEVYSNTVAGGPLTVGDSGVAASTLWWDGWTVAKNISDAEAAATFQALAHATSPALLNDETMSQAVWLMDGFEAQPVNEGVLATVAAGANPYPMLPFMGLLHTALGDNLADYLQGNESAEQALADVEAAYTTAATEQGFLQ